A part of Paraliobacillus zengyii genomic DNA contains:
- the ric gene encoding iron-sulfur cluster repair di-iron protein, which yields MQAFQINDTPAEIVKTFPQASDIFKKEQINFCCEGDTPLKEVLVDKEVDVENLLQSINQAYNSWKEAGNVVTDWNQVSSTALVEHILEHHHDYLHKELEPLSQFVTKIYRVHGKSHTHLKELHILYHTFMSDIESHLFEEETTLFPLILQYEETKDSETAILIQELSDKMQNEHQLIGDLLKEMYAVTNGFVLPEGSCNSYRMTYARLAELEANTFEHIHLENNILFKR from the coding sequence ATGCAAGCATTTCAAATAAATGACACACCTGCAGAAATCGTTAAGACTTTCCCGCAAGCAAGTGATATTTTTAAAAAAGAGCAAATTAATTTTTGTTGTGAGGGAGATACGCCACTTAAAGAAGTATTAGTAGATAAAGAAGTGGATGTTGAGAACCTTCTTCAATCTATAAATCAAGCGTATAATAGTTGGAAAGAAGCGGGGAACGTAGTGACAGATTGGAATCAAGTATCAAGCACAGCCTTAGTTGAACATATTCTAGAACATCACCACGATTATTTGCACAAGGAATTAGAGCCACTTAGTCAATTTGTAACCAAAATATATCGGGTGCATGGTAAAAGTCATACACATCTTAAAGAGCTACATATTTTATATCACACATTTATGTCAGACATAGAGTCACATCTATTTGAAGAAGAAACGACGTTATTTCCACTCATACTTCAATACGAAGAAACCAAAGATTCAGAAACGGCAATTCTCATTCAAGAACTGTCGGATAAGATGCAAAATGAACATCAACTAATCGGTGATTTATTAAAGGAAATGTATGCTGTTACTAATGGATTTGTTCTACCAGAAGGTTCGTGTAATTCATATCGAATGACATATGCTCGCTTAGCGGAGTTAGAGGCAAATACATTTGAGCATATTCATCTAGAAAATAATATATTATTTAAAAGATAA
- a CDS encoding DUF488 domain-containing protein, protein MTIKVKRVYETIRKDDGKRILVDRVWPRGISKENLQLDNWLKELAPSTSLRKWFQHDPDKYQTFKQKYQTELKEDSEKQEALKELKDVIRSNDNVTLLYAAKDEQHNQALVLKEELENIN, encoded by the coding sequence ATGACAATAAAAGTAAAACGCGTATATGAAACTATCAGAAAAGATGATGGGAAAAGAATATTAGTTGATCGTGTTTGGCCTAGAGGTATCTCCAAGGAAAATTTACAGTTGGATAATTGGTTGAAAGAACTAGCGCCGTCAACGTCATTAAGGAAATGGTTCCAACATGATCCTGATAAGTATCAAACGTTTAAACAAAAATATCAAACAGAGTTAAAAGAAGACTCAGAGAAACAAGAAGCATTAAAGGAACTAAAAGACGTTATTCGTTCAAATGATAATGTGACACTTTTGTATGCAGCCAAGGATGAACAGCATAACCAAGCGTTAGTATTAAAGGAAGAATTAGAGAATATTAATTAG
- a CDS encoding MFS transporter, protein MRKFSKRESSWVFYDWANSAYSIVITTAVFPIFYKAAATEAGVSGPNSTAYLGYTISIFTFILAMIAPILGTIADYQGYKKRFFTFFFSLGITATATLAFIPSDNWLLLLICYLVASIGSTGANIFYDAFLVDVTTDKRMNRVSARGYGLGYIGSAIPFLLSIVIILLAQQEVLPISSITASRIAFLITAAWWGLFSIPLLRNVKQRYAIKPEPHIIRNSFKRLSGTFKEVKKYRAVFLFLLAYFFYIDGVGTIISMSTAYGTDLGLNTTSLLIVLFVTQVVAAPFSILYGRLSEIFKGKKMLYAGIGVYMVVCIYAFFLETIVDFWILAMLVATSQGGIQAISRAYFAKLVPKHQANEFFGFYNIFGKFASITGPLLVGITTQITGRSNLGVFSLILLFIVGMIILRLVPNPDQNLTNNNAIIQTDDINPL, encoded by the coding sequence ATGAGGAAGTTCTCTAAAAGGGAATCAAGCTGGGTATTTTATGATTGGGCTAATTCTGCTTATTCTATTGTTATTACAACAGCTGTTTTTCCTATCTTTTATAAAGCAGCTGCGACGGAAGCTGGTGTTTCAGGGCCAAATTCAACTGCTTATCTTGGCTATACCATTTCTATTTTCACATTTATTCTAGCTATGATTGCCCCAATTTTAGGGACAATTGCGGATTACCAAGGATATAAAAAACGGTTTTTCACCTTCTTTTTCAGCTTAGGTATTACAGCCACCGCAACACTTGCTTTTATCCCTAGTGATAATTGGCTATTGCTCTTAATTTGTTATTTAGTAGCTTCGATTGGATCAACGGGTGCAAACATTTTTTATGACGCATTTTTAGTTGATGTTACAACAGACAAGCGCATGAATCGAGTTTCTGCACGCGGTTATGGTTTAGGCTACATAGGTAGTGCCATACCATTTTTATTAAGTATCGTCATTATTCTATTGGCACAGCAAGAAGTTTTACCCATATCTAGTATTACAGCAAGTCGAATAGCGTTTTTAATAACTGCAGCTTGGTGGGGTCTATTCTCAATCCCCTTATTAAGAAATGTAAAGCAACGCTATGCGATCAAACCTGAACCACACATTATTAGAAATAGTTTTAAACGACTTAGTGGCACCTTTAAAGAGGTTAAGAAATACCGAGCCGTATTTTTATTCTTACTTGCTTATTTCTTTTATATTGATGGGGTTGGTACGATCATTTCCATGTCTACTGCATATGGAACCGACCTAGGATTGAATACCACAAGTCTCTTAATTGTATTATTTGTTACCCAAGTAGTTGCGGCACCGTTTTCCATTTTATATGGAAGACTATCTGAAATCTTTAAAGGAAAAAAGATGTTGTATGCTGGAATCGGCGTATATATGGTAGTTTGCATCTATGCGTTCTTTTTAGAAACAATTGTTGACTTTTGGATTTTAGCAATGCTTGTTGCAACATCACAAGGTGGTATTCAGGCTATAAGTCGTGCATATTTCGCAAAACTCGTACCAAAGCATCAAGCTAATGAATTCTTTGGTTTTTATAATATCTTTGGTAAATTCGCATCCATTACTGGTCCATTGCTAGTCGGTATAACAACGCAAATAACAGGACGTTCAAACTTGGGTGTGTTTAGTCTTATCTTATTATTCATTGTAGGTATGATTATATTAAGACTTGTACCAAATCCAGATCAAAATCTCACTAATAATAACGCTATTATTCAAACAGATGACATTAACCCTTTATAA